A window of Pelagicoccus enzymogenes genomic DNA:
TGCAATACAATCGACACAGCACGCATGGCAACCGACACGAAGATGATCATCTGAAAACCAAAGATAGCGTTCTCTTTCCAGTATCCAAGAAACCACGACGAACTCACCAAAAAGGCGACCGTACTGATCTGCAACAGCCGATTTCGGCGGCCCAAATACTTGCCCCGCCCTTTGGTCGGAAGCCATTCCTGCACCCACGAGGTCCAACTCACGTTCACCAAAGCAAACGCCAAAGCCCCCACCGCAAACAAGCCTACAATCAACAAAGGCGAGTGCCACTCGCCTCCCATAGCGATTCGCGGCAACGCATAGCCCACAGCCACCCAGCAGCACAAGTGGATCCATGAAAAAACCAAGCAGATCACCTTTTGAGAAAACCGACGCGTCAGCCACGGCAAGGCAAAGAGCTGCACGACGTTGGCCCAAGCGGGCAAGGAAGCGATCACCCCGTACACCGACTCCTTCAGTCCGATCGCCCCCGTCATCATGCTCGCGAGCAAAAAGTTGCCCGGCATGGCGAAAAACACCAAGGGCATAGCCAGCAAGCCCTCGACTACCGAAAGCCGCATGTTGACCCTCAGCTTCGAGTCCATCCTATCTGATGCGATACTCATGTCACCAATTTCCCACTACGCACAAACCAAACAGCTATCCCTCACCCTTCTCGCCCGCTTCGTAGCGTTCGATCCAACTCGCGCTCCAACGAGAAAAGTCACCCGCTTCGATGCGGGCGCGAGCCTGCTCCATCAGGTTCAAGTAGAAATGCAAGTTGTGCAGGGTCAAAAGCGTGCAGCTCAACATCTCCTTCGCCATGGTGAGATGGCGCAGGTAAGCCCGCGTAAAGTTCCGGCAGGTGTAGTTTTCCATGCCCACCACCAGCGGCTTGAGATCCGTGGCGAAACGCGAGTTGCGAATGTTCTTCATTCCATCAGGCGTGAAAAACGCGCCATTGCGAGCGACCCGACTCGGCAACACGCAGTCAAACATGTCCACTCCGGCCGCGATCATCTTCAACATCTGCGGAGGCGTGCCCAATCCCATGGTATAACGCGGCTTGTCTTCCGGCAAGAAGGGAGCCGTCGCCCGCACCTGCTTGAGCATTTCCGGCTCCGGCTCGCCCACGCTTACACCGCCAATCGCGTAGCCAGGAAAATCGAGCTCCGCCAACTCTTCCGCCGAACGACGCCGCAAGTCCTCGAATTCCGATCCTTGAGCGATCGCAAAAACATGATGCCCCGATCCCAAGAATCCGTTGTCCGTCGCGATCTCCTTGCAAGCCTTCGCCCAACGCGTGGTGCGCTCCACCGCCTTCACGCAATCGTCCTTCTTGCATGGATACGGCGGACACTCGTCGATCACCATAGCGATATCGGACCCCAGGTTCGCCTGGATCGTCATCACTTCCCTCGGCCCCAAGAATACCTTCGATCCATCCAAGTGCGACTGGAAGGCGACCCCCTCCTCCGTCAGCTTGCTCAACTTCGCCAAGCTGAAGGCCTGAAAGCCGCCGCTGTCCGTCAAGATCGGCCCGTCCCAGCTCATAAACTTATGCAAGCCGCCCGCATCGCGAATCAGCTCGGAACCAGGACGCAGGTTCAAGTGATAAGTGTTCCCAAGAATAATCTGAGCCCCCACATCCTCCTTGATCTGGCGAGGGGTCAAACCCTTCACCGTCGCCTGCGTGCCCACCGGCATGAAAATCGGCGTCTCGATCGCGCCGTGCAAGGTCTTCAGACGGCCGCGGCGGGCCCCCGTTTCGGCATCCTTTTTGATCAGCTGGAAATGTTCGCTCATAAATAGAGCCCAAAACCTAGCTCCCCCACCTCCCCGAACAACCCAAATTTTCACTCGTCGCCCAATACCGTAAAACCAAGGCCCGAGCCGACGGCAGGCGACTTATTCACACGCCCCCCGCCAAGCTTGACCCACCTCCCGCCGCCCTATTTAAACCAGCCCTAAAACTGCCCAAAATGCTGCTTGTCATCGACAACTACGATTCCTTCACCTTCAACCTCGTCCAGTACTTCGGTACGCTCGGCGTCGAGCAGCGCGTCTTCCGCAACGACCAAATCACCGTCGAAGAAGCCCTAGCCCTCCAACCCGAGCGGGTTCTCATCTCGCCCGGCCCCTGTTCCCCGTCGGAAGCCGGCGTATCCATCGCCATGATCGAGGCCTTCGCCGGCAAGGTGCCCCTCTTCGGCGTGTGCCTCGGGCACCAGTCCATCGGACAGCACTTCGGAGGAAAAGTCGTCCGGGCCGACCGCCTCATGCACGGCAAGACCTCCCCCATCAGCCACAACGGCAAAGACCTCTTCAAAGGCCTCCCCCAAGGCCTGCAGGCCACCCGCTACCACTCCCTAATCGTCGAGCGAGAAAGCTTCCCAGCTTGCCTCGAGATCACCGCCGAGACCGCCGAAGGCGAAATCATGGGACTGCGACACCGCGAGCTCCCCATCTGGGGCGTTCAATTCCACCCCGAATCCATCGCCACACAAAACGGGATGGAAATCCTCAAGAACTTCCTCACACTCTGATCTACCATGAGATGCCCCAAGTGCGGATCTGAGCTGGACAAAGTCATCGACTCCCGCGCCTCCAAGGACGGCTCCACCATCCGCCGGAGACGCGAATGCCTCGACTGTTCTCACCGCTTCTCAACCACCGAGCAAATCCTCCGCGAAAACCTCTACGTCACCAAGCGAGACGGACGACGCGAAGACTTCGACAAGGCCAAGATCATCTACTCCCTCCGCCGCGCCTGCCAAAAACGCCCCGTCGCCGCCGAGCAGATCAACATGCTCGTGGAAGACATGATCGACTCCCTCGAGTCCGAGTTCGGCATGGAATTCCCCTCCTCCGCCATAGGCGAAAAAGTCCTCTCCAATCTCAAAGCCATCGACCCCATCGCCTACATCCGCTTCGCCTCCGTCTACAAAGACTTCAAAAACCTCGACGAATTCCTCGACGAAATCGGAGACCTCAACACCCCAAAAATCCTGTAGGAGCGAGCTTGCTCGCGAATCTTCCACCCCAGATCCCATCCACCTTGAAACACGGCGCCCACAAAGACTTTTCCAAGCTCCAGATCATCTGCGCCCTCTTCGCCGACGACATCGGCGACGACCTCTACTTCGCCCGCCAAATCAAGGAATCCATCGAAGCGACCCTCACCAAGGAAAACCGCGACCACCCCGCCGCCTTCCTCGCCGCCGCCCAAACGCTTGCCGAGCAAACTGCCCGCCACCCCGAACGAGCCATCGTCGACCTCGTCCCCGCCCCCGAAGCCCAAGGCTTCTCCGAGCTCGCCCTGCGCGCCCGCCTCCTCGAAGCCATCAAACGCACTTGCCGCTTCGAAAAGCCCCTTCTCGTCCTCACCGGACTCAAAGAAGCCATCTGCCCCGCCGGCAAACGCTGGACCGCCCGCCGCGCCGCAGAATACCAAAACGCCATCGCCTACGCCCGCGACTTCTGCCAATCCCGTACCCGCCCCTCCAGCCACCTCAACCTCATCATCTACTAGGCAGGGCGGCCTGGCCCAGACCGCCGCCACAACCCGATCCAACCCCGCCACAACCAACCTAAAAAATCCCTGTTCATCCACGTCCATCCGTGGCTCCAAACAAAACAATGTCCGAAAAGACCATCTTCCAAAAAATAATCGACCGCGAAATCCCCGCCACCATCGAGCACGAAGACGAGCAATGCATCGTCATCCACGACATCTCGCCCCAAGCCCCCACCCACCTCCTGCTCATCCCCAAGAAACGCATCGTCCGCATCGGAGAAGCCACCCCCGAAGACACCCAACTCCTCGGCCACCTCATGGCCCAAATCCCCCTGCTCGCCCAAAAACTCGGCTGGAGCGACGGATTCCGCACCGTCATCAACAACGGTCCCTACGGCGGCGAAGCCGTCCCCCACCTCCACATCCACCTGCTCGCCGGACGCCAAATGGCCTGGCCCCCCGGCTGATCCATGCAGGTACCGAGCACAGCGACACTCGAGGAGTTCAGCGACGAGACACGAGCTCGCTCGCGATTCCCTCTTCAAGCTCGGCCCTCCCGCCGAGCTTTTCCATCTGCCAAATCCAACATCAGCCTGCCCCCTTCAACCTTTCCCTTCCCATGCCCAGCATCGCAATCATCGGTCCCGGCGCCATCGGCGGCACCCTCGCTTCCCTCCTCCTCGAAAACTCGGACAACAAAGTCTCAATTTGCGCCCGCACCCCCTTCGAGCAGCTCCAAGTCACCGCCGCCGGTCAAACAACCACCCGAGACGTCACCGTCCACACCGACTCCACCGCGACGTCCCCTGTGGATTGGATCCTCCTCGCGACCAAAACCTACCAAGTTCCCCAAGCCGCCAACTGGTTCCCCTGCTTGTCCGGTCCCCACACACGCATAGCCGTTGTGCAAAACGGCGTCGAACACCTCGCCAACCTCACCCCCTACTTTCCCTCCGAACGCATCGTCCCCGTCATCATCGATTGTCCCGCCGAACGCAGAAGCCACGGCCAAATCGTGCGCCACGGCGACGTCCGTATCGACATTCCCGATACCGAAAACGCTGTCGCCTTCGCCAAACTCTTCACCGACCCCGCCGTAAAGGCAAACCTCACCACCGACTGGACCTCCGCGGCCTGGCGAAAGCTCTGCATCAACGCCGCCGGAGCCATTTCCGCCCTCGTCAACCAACCCGCCAACGTCGCCGCCACTCCCCAAGCCGCAGCCATCATGGAAGCCCTCATTCGCGAAACCATCGCCGTCGGCCGCGCCGAGGGAGCCACCCTCGACGAATCCATCATCCCCACCATCATAGCCAACGCCGCAGCCGCCCCCGCCGGCTCCATGAACTCACTCCACGCCGACCTCGTCGCCCGACGCCCCATGGAGTGGGACTCCCGCAACGGAGTCATCGCCCGCCTCGGCCAAATCCACGGCATTCCCACCCCCTACAACCAAATGGCCGCCCAAATCCTCTCCCTCCTCGAATCAAATCCGTAGGAGCGACCTTGGTCGCGATTACACAAACCGGTAGCGTCCGCTGTCGCAGCGGACACCCCACAACCGCGCTTGACTCTCGAACCCTAAATTCCATACCAAACTGTCTTTATTTCAAGTTCCGAAGCGAAAGACAGCCATGAGCGCCACCACCACACCCTCCGCGACCACCACCGCCTATCCCGCTGGCGTCGCCTCTCCTCACGTCGAAATCCTCGCTCCCGCCGGCTGCTACCCATCCCTGCAAGCCGCCATCGACTCCGGGGCCGACTCCGTCTACTTCGGCCTCGCCCAGCTCAACATGCGGGCCCGTTCCCGCCGCTCTTTCCACCTCAAGGACCTCGAGGAAATCATGATCCGCTGCCATGCTGCCGGCATTCGCGGCTACCTCACCCTCAATACCCTCCTCTACGACCACGATCTCAAGCTCTGCTACGCCCTGCTCGAAGAAGCCGCCCGCCAGAATGTCGACGCCGTCATCGCCTCCGACATGGCCTGCATCCTCAAAGCCCGCGAACTCGGCCTCGAAGTCCACCTCTCCACCCAACTCTCCGTCTCCAACTACCAGTCCTTCAAGTTCTACGCCCAATTCTGCGACCGCATCGTGCTCGCCCGAGAGCTCAATCTATCCATGATCCGCAAGATCCGTCAGCAAATCCTCGCCGAGGATCTTCGCGGACCTTCCGGGCGCCCCGTCGAAATCGAAGCCTTCGCCCACGGAGCCCTCTGCATCGCCGTCTCCGGACGCTGCGGCATGTCCCTCTACACCGACAACGCATCCGCCAACCGCGGCGCTTGCACCCAAAACTGCCGCAAGGAATACAAAGTGATCGACCAAGAATCCGGCAAGGAACTCCTCGTCGACAACCACTACGTCATGTCGCCCAACGACATCTGCACCATCGACTTCCTCGACCAAGTTCTCGAAGCCGGCGTGCACACCCTCAAGCTCGAGGGCCGCGGCCGCTCCCCCGAGTACGTCTCCACTGTAACCGCCGCCTACCGACGCGGAGTCGACGCCATCCAGTCAGACACCTTCGACCAACCCCTCGTCGCCGAACTCAACGACGACCTCAAAAAAGTCTATCACCGCGGCCATTCCTCCGGCTACTACCTCGGCCGGGAGCAAGGCTGGTCCATGGCCCACGGTACCAAAGCCACCCGCCAAAAAATCCAAGCGGGCCGCGTCACTCACTACTACAGCAAGCTCGGCGTCGCCGAAATCACCGCCAGCGGCCCCATTGCCTCCGGTCAAGAATATCTAATAATTGGAGACACCACCGGCGTCGTAAAAGGCACCCTCGAAACCCTTCGTCTCGACGATTCAACTACAGCAAAACAAGTAAGCAACGGCCAAGTCTTCTCCATCCAAGTCGACGCCAAAGTCCGTCAAAACGACAAATTCTTTTTGCATCTGCCAGCCTAGATAGGAGCGACCTTGGTCGCGAACACACAAAGAGATCAAAGCTCTTTCCCTCCATGCTCACCATCAAACACAAGCGACTCGAATGCATCGGCTGCGCCTTCTGCGCCGAAGTCGCCCCCAACTATTGGCACATGGACGAAGAAGGCCTCGCCCAGCTGCACCAAGTTTTGGATACAGACGAGCCCTTCGAGATCGGCCAAGGCTTCGAGGAAGACCGCGAGTCCCTAAAAGAAGCCGCCTTCCACTGCCCCGTCTCCATCATCAAGCTCGAAGGTTAGCGGCGACCTCGGTCGCGAAAAACGCAACAGGTCGCATCCGCAGTCCCAGCGGGCACCCATTGCTGGAGATGTGAGATGCGGCCTTGTGCCACCATCTCTCTTACACCATAATTGCTTCTCGCTTCCAATTAATGCTAAGCCGCTTCAACACGCTAATCTTCTTCTCCACGCTCGCCTACCTCTCCATGCAAGCCTCCCCCACGTCCCCAGCTCCCCAACTTCCCCTCATCGTCGCCCACCGAGGAGCCTCCGCCGACGCCCCCGAAAACACATTGCCCGCTTTCAGGCTCGCATGGAAGCAAGGAGCCGACGCCATCGAAGGAGACTTCCACCTGACGCGCGACAAGCGTATCATTTGCATCCATAATTCAACTACAGGAAAATACGCCAACAAAAGCCTCACCGTCCGCAAAACCAAACTTGCCGACCTGCAAGCCCTCGTTCCCGCCCCCCATCAATTCCCCACCCTTGCCGAGGTCATCGCCACCGTACCACCGGACAAGAAACTCTACATCGAAATCAAAAGCAGTCGGCAAATCGTCCGCCCCCTCCTCAAAGAGATCGACGCCTCCGGCATCTCCCCTCAGCAAGTCGTCGTCATCGCCTTCAGCGGACGCGTCATCAAGAAGCTGAAGAGCCAGCGTCCCTCCCTCAAGGCCGTCCTGCTCGCCACCCCCCGCTACCGATCCAAAGCCCGCACCCTCGAGCCGGCGCCAGAGCAGCTCCTCGAAGCCATCAAGCGTACCGGCGCCGACGGGGTCAGCCTCTACGCCCACCCCGACATCGATGCGGCCTACACCCAGCCCTTCCTTGACGCCGGACTCGAACTCCACGTCTGGACCGTCGACGCTCCCGAAACCGCCAAAAAATGGACCGACCTCGGAGCCCTCTCCCTCACCACAAACAAACCCGCCACGCTCCGCCAATCTCTCGGACTATAATTACCTCCTCCCCTCGCCCCTCCCCAAAGTCCACCCTTGTCATCAATCCGCTTCGCCGCCATTAGGGACGCCGACAATCTTCAATTATCATGAGCGAAGCGAAAAAACCTGTACTCCTCGTCATCCGTGACGGATGGGGAGCCAACCACAACGCGGACCAAAACGCATACAACGCGGTCAAGCTCGCGGACACCCCCGTCTCCGACATGCTCTCCGCCAAGTGGCCGCGCACCGAACTCGCCGCCTGCGGCCTCGACGTCGGCGTGCCCGACGGCATCATGGGCAACTCCGAAGTCGGCCACCAGAACATCGGAGCCGGACGCATCGTCGACCAGGAGATCGTTCGCATCACCAAAGCCTTCAAGGACGGCGCCGTCACCGGCAACAAGGCCCTCGAGGGCGCCTTCGCCAAGGCCAAGTCCGGCGGCAAGCTCCACTACATGGGCATCGCCTCCGACGCCGGCGTGCACGGCTTGCTCGAACACCTCTACGGTCTCGTGGAAGAAGCCAAGAAGGCGGGCGTCGAACAAGTATACGTCCACCTCTTCATGGACGGTCGCGACACCCCGCCCTCTTCTGGCAAAGGCTTCGCCGAGCAGTGCGAAGCGAAGCTCGCCGAGATCGGCCTCGGAAAAATAGCCTCCGTTTGCGGACGCTTCTGGTGCATGGACCGCGACGAGCGCTGGGACCGCGTGGGACGCGCCTACAACATGCTCACCGGCAAGGAAGGCGACAAAGCCAAGTCCGCCCCCGCCGCCATCCAGAACTACTACGACAACCCCACATCCGACTCGAACATCGGCGACGAGTTCGTCCCCCCAACTTGGATCGTCGACGAAAACGACCAGCCGATTGCCACCATCGGCAACGGCGACGCGGTCGTCTTCTACAACTACCGCGGCGATCGTCCCCGCGAGTTGGCCAAGGCTTTCATCCAGGACGACTTCGACGGTTTCGACCGCGGCGAAAAACTGGATCTCTTCTTCGTGGCCATGACCGAATGGCAAAAGGGCCTCTGCGAAAACGTGGTTTTCTATAAGCCCGAGAAGATGAAGAACGTGCTCGGCGCCTACCTCGCCGACAAGGGCCTCACCCAGTTCCGCTCCGCCGAAACCGAGAAGTTCCCGCACGTCACCTTCTTCTTCAACGACTACCGCGAAGAGCCTTTCCCCGGCGAAGACCGCGGCATGGCCAAGTCTCCCAAGGTCGCGACCTACGACCTGCAGCCAGAGATGTCCGCCGACGAAGTCACCCAGCTCGTCAAGGACGCCATCCTCTCCTGCAAGTACGACTTCGTCCTCGTCAACTACGCCAACCCCGACATGGTCGGCCACACCGGCAACCTCGAAGCCGTCAAGAAGGCTTGCGCCAAGGTCGACGAAGGCATCGGCATCCTGCTCGAGGCCATCGACAAGACCGGCGGCAAGGCCCTCGTCACCGCCGACCACGGCAACGCCGACCAGCTTTGGGATCCCACCGTCGACGGCCCGCACACCGCCCACACTCTCAACAAGGTGGAAGCAGTGGTCTACGGAGCAGGCCTCGAAGGCAAGGAGCTCGTCAACGACGGCGACCGTCGCCTCGCCGACATCGCTCCCACCATCCTCGCCATGATGGGCCTCGAAAAGCCCGCCGAGATGACCGGCATCAACCTCATCAAAGACTAGCGAAATGGTGGCGCGTCTTCTCCGAGGACGCTCTTTAAACCATCAACCTTCCCCAGCGGCGCGGAGCACTCAACTCCCGCCGCTTTTTATTTCTGAACGCAGGGCTGCCGCTTGCGGCACGCCGCGTTGCCCGAATCGCTCCCTAATCCTCCACCGCGGCGTGGCGCGAGCGACAGCCCTGCGGCACTAAACGAGCGTCGAAACCATCCTCTCTCACGAACCGACAAGAGCCAGGTCGGCATGCGTCTCCAATTTCCAACTACAGGGCTGTCAGCTGGTAGCCGCCTCGCGAATCGAATCTCACTTTGAGCAACAAGTCCTTACGGGCGTAAAATCCGTTTTCGCTTCCCGGGTTGAAACGGGACTGCTTCACCAAGTCGAGAGCCAGTTTCGCTGTCGATGGGTTCACTTCCGATAGCAGCGTGTGGTCCACGCTGAAACCACTGTCGTTGACGCCTACTGCGACTAGCACCTCCTCATCCGAAACCATCCTTGCCACGGAGGCTGGCAGCGGTTTCTTGGGCGCGGCCACCAACTCGGGTTCGCGGCTTCCGGAATTTCGCAACGGCAAGGGGCGCTGGCTTTTTTTGCCGAGGACCATCGAAGTCGGAGCAGAGTAAATCTCGTTTCCTCCCGAGAAAAAGTGGTAGTGGTAAATCCCGCGGTTCAGGTCCGTGAACGCGAGCTCCGGAGCGATCCGAACCTGCTGCGTTTTGCCCGCCTGCAAATCGTCGATTTCAAAAGGCAGCAAAAACTCCCGCCCGTCCTGGGCGAAGAGCTGCAGAACCACGAAGCAATCCGTATAGTCGCGGCTCGGCTTCACCTTTGCGTTGAATTCAAAGGTCATCTTGAGCTTCCCGTCTATGATGCGACCAATCGGACGGTTCAGCTCCAAAAACCCGTCGGCGTAACTCGTGGCTTCCTCGAAAAAGTAGGAGCCCGCGGCCACCCGCTCCACGCCCATCCCCAAGTCGACCACGCTCAGCGAGTCGTCAAGGGCAAGCACCTCCAGCTTCGACTGCAAGTCGAAGGGATGGGGGATCATCAGGCGATGTTGGGAAAGTAGAGAGGAAGCGAACGCGGCAGCGAATGCGAGCGACGCAGACAAACGGAAAAGACGACGAAACGACGCCTCATTGGGGTACGAGAGCATGTAAACAATCTCCTGGTTATTGGGGTTTCGGAGAGAGTTTGATAAGTTGTGCGAGTAAGGAAGCGCCCTTTGTCAAATTCATCAAGCGCGGAAATCAAATCGAGCCGCAACCTTGGGGGGAACATTTGCCATCAAAGGCGTGAGGCGGCTCTTATATCGCGGACGACGTTGAAGTCGTCCCTCCTGGAGGGACCGGTTCCACCCGGTCCGCTCTGCAGGATCTCACCTTCTTCGTAACACACAAAAAGGCGGAGAAGCCTGGAGGCCTCTCCGCCTCTATTAGGAGGGCGGGAAAATTCTTTTGCCGACGCTTACTTCTTGGCGACCAAGCCTCCGAGCAAGCTCAGGAACTCGTCCATCTGCGGTTTCGTTCCGATACTCACGCGCGACCAATCAGCGTACTGGCTTTCCGGAGCGCCCGAAACGCGGGAACCGCTGATCAAGATACCGTTCTCGGCCATGGTGTCTCGCAGCACTTGCTGGTCGATGCCGGAGTTGAAGTAGACAAAGGCGCCGTCTGGCTTGGCATACTTGATGCCCAGCTTGTCGAAGGAATCCGTGACGTACTTGCGAACCGTTTGGTAGTTCTTCACGTTCGTCGCGAGGTGCTCCTTGTCCTTGATCGCTTCCGAGGCAGCGATAGCCGCCAAGTAGCTGGGAGCTCCCATGTGGTACACGCTGATCTTCTCGAGGATGTCGGGATGGGCCACCGCATAACCGATGCGGAAGCCAGCCAAACCATAGCTTTTGGAGAAGGTGCGCGTGACGATGACGTTCTTCTTGAGCTTAGCCAACGGAGCGCAGGTCGCGAGAGCGAAGTTCGTGTCCGCAAGCTCGAGGTACGCCTCGTCCACGAAGACAAGAATATCGTTGGGAATGCTCATTACGAACTGCTTCAGCTCCCCCGAGTCGGCGAGCACGCCGGTCGGATTGTTCGGATTGCAGATGTAGACGATCTTGGTGTTCTCGTCGATCTCGGCCTTCAAGGCTGCAAAGTCGTAGCCCATGTCCTCGCTGAGCGGCGCGTACTTCACGTCTCCGCCGCGGGCCTCGAACTTGCGCACCAACTGCGTGTAACCCATCGCCGTAGTCACCACATTGGCTCCCGGCTCCGCGTAGGCCAAGGCCGTCATCATGAGGAGCGGACCCGAACCGGCAGTCGTGAGGATGTAATCGGTCGTCACTCCCTCCTTCTTGGCGCAAAGCGCTTCGAGCTCGTTTACGTCGTTGCGGTTGTAGTAGCTGCCGCTTTCGAGGGCCTTCATCATCGCCATCTTGGCGTTGGGAGTGTAGCCGAAGGCATTTTCGTTACTGCTGAGACGCACAGGGCTGTTCTCAAGCGTCGGAGCAGGCTGGCCTACAAGCGAGCTTGTAAGCAGCGATCCGGCAATAGCAACCGGCATAACCCAGCTGCGGAATCGTCTTTCGACGGGATTAGACATCTTTTTCATAGTGTGGTGGTGGTAGTAAACTCGAGTCGCCAAAAGCTTTGCCAACCGAGATCCGTACCCGTGAATTAACTACATTCTCAGGGCTGCTTGTTCGATACGCAGCAGGTAGTCAGCAACGTAGTCCTTGGGATCGATTTGCTGAGCTTCGCGAAGGTATTTGGCAGCTGCAGCATAGTCGCGTTTGCCGACGTTCAACTGGGCGAGAGCGATATAAGCTTGGTGAGAGTATCCATCGATCTTGGACGCGTTTTCCGCATAGTATTCGGCTTTAGCCAAATCGCCGCGCTTCTTCTCCAACTCGCTGAGGGAGAGCAACGCTCCTCCATTGAGAGGATCCTTCTTTACCAGATCTGCCAAGAACCCGGCAGCTCCATCCGTATCGTCTTCCTGCATTGCGAGGCGAGCCTTCACGTTGAGCACGCTCATCTCTTGAGACTCGCTCAAGCTGGAGGACATGATGGTTTCCAGCTTGGAGAGCAAGGTCTTGGCGCTCCCTAGCTGATCCATGTAGATCAGGGAATTAACCACTTCTATAATACGAGCGGGACGCGCCCCACCCAGCGACATCGCTTCGATGTAACTCTCTACGGCGGGCTCGACCAAACCTTCGTTGACCAGCAAGTCTCCCAACAGCGCGAGGGATGCTCCGTCCGCCTTGCCGAGGTCTTTGACGACCGTGAGGTTGGCAGCGGCCTTGGCGCGCTCGTCGAGAGCGAGGAACTGATTTGCCTGCAGCTTCCACCAGTCGGCCTTGTTGGGTTCGTCCTTGATAAATTCGTACAAGAGGCCAATCGCCTCCTGGGACCGATCCAAGGCAATCAAGCATTGCAACTGCCCCAGCTTCCAGTCCTTGCTGTCCGGAGCGAGCATGATGGCAACCTTGTAAGCATCCAGGGCAGTGGATGGCTTATCCATATTGAGATAACAGTATCCAATCAACCCATACATCGTGCCGTCACCCGTCATCATGGAGAGTGACTTCTGCAATCCCTTCAATGCGTTCGCGTAGTCCCCTTGTGCGACGTAGGCGCGACCCATGTTGTAATAGGCTTGCGCGTAGTTCGGGAACTTCTTGATAGCCTTCTTGTAAGCCTCGACCGACTTCTGGGTCTGTCCTTCCTGATAATAGAGGTTGCCCAGGATGTAGTCGAAGGCAGCGCTGTTGTCAGGCCCCACCGCAGTGGACAGCCTCGCGATCGCCGCCTTGGGATCAGATCCGATAAGAGGTACAATCTCGTCGAAGAGGCCTTTCTCTTCGGCAGTGATATTTGGATTTGTCTCGGACTGAGCGACATAGCTCTTCGCAAATTGGGCTCGGAACTCGGGGTTGTCGAACGATTGCTCTTTGAGATCGTAAACCTGAGCGTGCAGGGCCGAGGTCAGCAGCGTGGCTGCCGCGGCAAGTGTCTTAAAGTAGGAACGTGTTTTCATCGTGGTAAAGTTTGTAGAAAGTTACTGCCAAGTGATTTTGATATTCTCGAATACGACGCGGGCTTGGACAGGTTTGCCTGCGACCGTCGGCTTTTGGTAAACCCAGCCTTCGAAGTGCTCGCGAAAGAGTCGGGTATAATCCTCGTCGATGGTTTGCTTCACCGAAGAAATGGTGACCGTACCGTCGGCGTTGATCACGCCTTCCATCGTGATGTAGCCTTCCTTCTTTTCCCGCTTCATGCGGGGGCTGAACTGGAACGGCGGCTTGCGAAGCACTGAAACCGGGCTATCGAGGTCGCTGATCTCGAACAGGCTGATTTCGTTCATCGTCTCCGAGGCGCTGACTCCGACCTCTCCCAGAGCGAAGCCACCCGCAAGAGCGTTTCCAACTCCAGGATTCAAAGCCATGTTCAACTGCGAAAGCGACAGCTGGGGCGGAGGCGGCTCCATCTCTGGAGG
This region includes:
- a CDS encoding histidine triad nucleotide-binding protein, with the translated sequence MSEKTIFQKIIDREIPATIEHEDEQCIVIHDISPQAPTHLLLIPKKRIVRIGEATPEDTQLLGHLMAQIPLLAQKLGWSDGFRTVINNGPYGGEAVPHLHIHLLAGRQMAWPPG
- a CDS encoding ferredoxin, with protein sequence MLTIKHKRLECIGCAFCAEVAPNYWHMDEEGLAQLHQVLDTDEPFEIGQGFEEDRESLKEAAFHCPVSIIKLEG
- a CDS encoding anthranilate synthase component II, whose translation is MLLVIDNYDSFTFNLVQYFGTLGVEQRVFRNDQITVEEALALQPERVLISPGPCSPSEAGVSIAMIEAFAGKVPLFGVCLGHQSIGQHFGGKVVRADRLMHGKTSPISHNGKDLFKGLPQGLQATRYHSLIVERESFPACLEITAETAEGEIMGLRHRELPIWGVQFHPESIATQNGMEILKNFLTL
- a CDS encoding peptidase U32 family protein, encoding MSATTTPSATTTAYPAGVASPHVEILAPAGCYPSLQAAIDSGADSVYFGLAQLNMRARSRRSFHLKDLEEIMIRCHAAGIRGYLTLNTLLYDHDLKLCYALLEEAARQNVDAVIASDMACILKARELGLEVHLSTQLSVSNYQSFKFYAQFCDRIVLARELNLSMIRKIRQQILAEDLRGPSGRPVEIEAFAHGALCIAVSGRCGMSLYTDNASANRGACTQNCRKEYKVIDQESGKELLVDNHYVMSPNDICTIDFLDQVLEAGVHTLKLEGRGRSPEYVSTVTAAYRRGVDAIQSDTFDQPLVAELNDDLKKVYHRGHSSGYYLGREQGWSMAHGTKATRQKIQAGRVTHYYSKLGVAEITASGPIASGQEYLIIGDTTGVVKGTLETLRLDDSTTAKQVSNGQVFSIQVDAKVRQNDKFFLHLPA
- the nrdR gene encoding transcriptional regulator NrdR, with product MRCPKCGSELDKVIDSRASKDGSTIRRRRECLDCSHRFSTTEQILRENLYVTKRDGRREDFDKAKIIYSLRRACQKRPVAAEQINMLVEDMIDSLESEFGMEFPSSAIGEKVLSNLKAIDPIAYIRFASVYKDFKNLDEFLDEIGDLNTPKIL
- the tgt gene encoding tRNA guanosine(34) transglycosylase Tgt, giving the protein MSEHFQLIKKDAETGARRGRLKTLHGAIETPIFMPVGTQATVKGLTPRQIKEDVGAQIILGNTYHLNLRPGSELIRDAGGLHKFMSWDGPILTDSGGFQAFSLAKLSKLTEEGVAFQSHLDGSKVFLGPREVMTIQANLGSDIAMVIDECPPYPCKKDDCVKAVERTTRWAKACKEIATDNGFLGSGHHVFAIAQGSEFEDLRRRSAEELAELDFPGYAIGGVSVGEPEPEMLKQVRATAPFLPEDKPRYTMGLGTPPQMLKMIAAGVDMFDCVLPSRVARNGAFFTPDGMKNIRNSRFATDLKPLVVGMENYTCRNFTRAYLRHLTMAKEMLSCTLLTLHNLHFYLNLMEQARARIEAGDFSRWSASWIERYEAGEKGEG
- a CDS encoding 2-dehydropantoate 2-reductase, whose amino-acid sequence is MPSIAIIGPGAIGGTLASLLLENSDNKVSICARTPFEQLQVTAAGQTTTRDVTVHTDSTATSPVDWILLATKTYQVPQAANWFPCLSGPHTRIAVVQNGVEHLANLTPYFPSERIVPVIIDCPAERRSHGQIVRHGDVRIDIPDTENAVAFAKLFTDPAVKANLTTDWTSAAWRKLCINAAGAISALVNQPANVAATPQAAAIMEALIRETIAVGRAEGATLDESIIPTIIANAAAAPAGSMNSLHADLVARRPMEWDSRNGVIARLGQIHGIPTPYNQMAAQILSLLESNP